In Cyanobacteria bacterium GSL.Bin1, the sequence TCTTCCTTTTGTTGACCACCAAGCCAGCCTCCAATAGCTCCCCCAATCATTGTACCTATACCTGGTGCTATAAAACTTCCAACTACTGTTCCTATACCAACTGCATAATTGCCTTCAGCCCAACTGAATGCTTCCCAAATATTTTTTAGTACATCTTCATCTTCTGAAATATCAAGTTGAATCACTTCATCACTCATGTAATCTAATTCTTTGATTGCTAACTTAACCTGACTAAAGTGAGCTTCTCTACAATTGGAAATAATAGATTTAACTTGTTCTTCTTCTAAATTAAGATTGAAAAATTCACTTAGATCAATAACTTCTTTAGATATTTTTTCCAGATCATCCCTTAAATCAACTTCCAAATCAGTAATAAAGTCTTTCACTAATTTTTTAACAGGTTTATCATCTTCTGAGTCAAGTCTATAATTTAATGCTTCATAAGCTCTGTTTTGAAGGATTTTATAAATTTCATTTGAAAGCGCAATCTCATCAATGTCTTTGATGCTTTCTGTCTCTGCAGATTCTTGAGATTGGTTTGAACTAACTTTATCCTGTTTTTCTAGTTTTATCTCTTGATGCCAATCTGGAAAATCTTCTGATGTTTCTTTTCCATATAATTGAATTATTTGAATGTTGGCAATTTGTAATTCTTGGATAATTTTCTGAATCTGAGATGTCATTTTTTCTTGATCAGGAAGCTCTTGAGCTTCAAGCATGATTTTTAAGACCTGATCTTTAATACTTACTTTTACGGAGAGTTCTTCTAATTTTATGGTTTGACTAATTATGGATGAAATAGCATTGATATCACCCTGTTTTGCTAATTCTTCAACCGACTGATTACTTGAAATACCAAGTTTTATTTCTTGTACCCAATCTGGAACTTCCTCTCCTATTTTTTGACCATAAATTTTAATTATATTCCAAGGATACTTTTCAATCTTTTCAACAATTTTATGGACTAAATTTACGAATTTATCTTGGCTTAAAGATCGATTAGACTGAAAGAGAATTCTTAAGGAATCTTTCTTGACAGAAACTTTTGCCTTTATTCCTTTATCTGAAAGTTTATTATTCAATAAAGTAGCAATTGCTTGAGGATTACCTTGCTTAACTTCCTTGAGAAGTAAATTAGAATCACCAGCCATAATTTTTCTTGTCCTCTATGTCACTCATTTTTAATACTGTGAGTGGTAATCACCTTTTTATAAAGAACACAACTGATAAAAAAAATGAGTTCATCGCGTAAAAATGTGATATTAATCTCAATTGTATATGATTTTAAAAGGGATAACACTTTGATTCAACAAAGACGCATGAAGAATTGATATCCTCATGCGCTCTTGATGTTATTTGTCGTAAAGATACAGACCTAAGCCAAACTTGGCACAAGCCCGACGAAATGCCATGCTCTCTGAATTAGAAGACGGATCACCATAACTTGAGCAGTTGAGTGATTCCGTCCCACTGGCTTCTCTGTAAACATTGCCCTCTGACGTGGGAATGGTTAAACGTCCCACTAAGAAGATGCGATCATTCGTGCTTTGAACATTGACGATCTCCCAAGTCCATCCGACGCAGTATTTCGAGAGAATCCGATTTGCCACATACCAAGGAATGTAAGTGATTTGACTGGTTTTCCCAGTTTTTTTACTTTTAACTTCCTTCGTTCGCAACATTGACTTAGGAAGCGGTCGAGACAGGATCTCTTCAATCTGAGTTAAACTTAGTTGCCGTGGTGCGGTTGGTGCAGAAGTTTCCATTCTCATTAATCTCCGATAATTGCAAAGTGATAATCATTCCCCAAAAAATCCCCACGATGAACCAGAGATAGAAGGGTGGCTCTTGTTGATCAAACATGAATAAAACAGCCCCCACGAAGGGGGCTGACCTCCTATCTAGAATTCGTCATGGTGGTATTGTTTTTGTGGCTCAACTGAAACCAGCTTGTAACCACGCTCATGGGCGTGTTTTCGGAAGCAATTGATCTCTTTCGGAGTCGGTTGGTGAGTAGAGAACCGCTCAACCACATCCAAGGGAACACCATCCTCGTCTAACCCGAAGGTCTCAAAAACGAGCTTGTAAACGATAGAATAGTCATTGCTGTTGATGTCAGCAGTAACCGCCTCTTGGTTGGTAGCCTCCGGGGCGGTCTTTTGTTTTTGGATAAACTCAGCGAGTGATGTACATCCTAGAGTTTTGAGAACAGCGTAACCATGCTTGCAGCAGCCTCGTTGAATTCCCATTTCTTGCTGAGCAGCATAATCGCCGCAAGTGCAAGAAACTCGGTCAGGGAAGACAGCCACCAGATATTTTGACTTAACCCGATAGGTGTAAGAATTAACGGGTTTGACATCATCAATCTTGAGTCCAAGTTGTCGTCGGTGTTCAGCAAAATGTTGCTTAAACAATTTCTTGTCAGCAAGATTTTGAGAACCGTCATTAAAAGTAATGAGAACGTTACCGGGACGTTCTTCAACCTTTACAACTTTCTGACCAAAAAGACGACGCGCTGCACTAATAGAATAAATGTAATCAGACATCATTTTTGACTCCAAAAAAAGGTTTACTTTATGAGCAGGATTTCCCTAGTCCTTGCCAGCTGGAAGCTGATTATTGGTTCAGCGTGACCGATTCAGTTTTCGTGGTTCAGTTGCGTATTTTTTAACGCTTAAGTATATTATAAACCAATATACACGTCGGAAGGAAGTAATGAATAATAAAAATCCCGCCTTGATAGACGGGAATAAAGATGTTATATTTTCTCGGTTTTAATCGGAATAATACTTCTTAACGGCTTCGGCTAAAACTTTCCTAATAAATTCATTTTTATTCGGGATTTCGCGCAGTTTCTGATCGGTTTCTTCATCTAATCTAATAGTCATTGTTTTCTTAGACAAAGGTTTCTCACCAATCGGTTTACTCCTAATTCTTCCCTTAGAATCTCTCTCTATGTTCGGTTCCATATCTGATTTCTTGAATAGCTACGCTTCTTTAGCTTAGTTTATAGAATCCGAAGTGTCTATCGGTTAAATCTTATTTATAGAATTGAAGCAGCCAGAAAATTAAATCAGGACAAATCAGCAAAGCAAATTCCTTAACTGAAATCGCTAAAACCGATGTGTATTATGGTATAATAGATTTACTTAAACTAGAAAATGAGATGAATATTTGCTTTTCAGGTGCTAGAAAACTAACTCCTACCCAGCGCGATCGCGTTACTGTTGCGTATTCTTTCTATTTCTTTCCTTAAGGGTGTAATCGCCAAAATGTAAATCACTTCCTTTCGGTTTAGCATCCGGTTCTACCCATTGGTGTTTTTCTTGGG encodes:
- a CDS encoding DUF1071 domain-containing protein yields the protein MRMETSAPTAPRQLSLTQIEEILSRPLPKSMLRTKEVKSKKTGKTSQITYIPWYVANRILSKYCVGWTWEIVNVQSTNDRIFLVGRLTIPTSEGNVYREASGTESLNCSSYGDPSSNSESMAFRRACAKFGLGLYLYDK